A genomic stretch from Enterobacter oligotrophicus includes:
- a CDS encoding GntR family transcriptional regulator, producing MEQAHTRLIALLNERIAAPDNTPLYLKFAETVKNAVRSGVLEHGNILPGERDLSQLTGVSRITVRKAMQALEKEGVVTRARGYGTQINNIFEYSLKEARGFSQQVVLRGQKPNTLWVNKRVVKCPEEVASHLSIEAESDVFLLKRIRYVDDDAVSIEESWVPVGLIPDPDAIGISLYDYFRSQNIFPQRTRSRVSARMPDSEFQAHIKMDDKIPVLVIKQVALDQQHRPIEYSISYCRSDLYVFVCEE from the coding sequence ATGGAACAAGCGCATACCCGGTTAATCGCTCTACTGAATGAACGGATTGCCGCGCCGGACAACACGCCGCTGTACCTGAAATTTGCTGAAACGGTAAAAAACGCGGTGCGCAGCGGTGTGCTGGAACACGGGAATATTCTGCCCGGCGAGCGGGACCTGAGTCAGTTAACTGGCGTGTCGCGCATTACCGTGCGCAAAGCAATGCAGGCGCTGGAAAAAGAGGGCGTGGTGACGCGCGCGCGCGGCTACGGAACGCAAATCAATAATATCTTTGAGTATTCGCTGAAAGAGGCGCGCGGATTTTCTCAACAGGTGGTGCTGCGCGGACAAAAGCCTAACACGCTGTGGGTCAACAAACGGGTAGTGAAATGCCCGGAAGAGGTCGCCAGCCATTTGTCGATAGAGGCGGAAAGCGACGTCTTTTTGCTTAAACGCATCCGCTACGTTGATGATGATGCCGTATCGATTGAAGAGTCCTGGGTTCCGGTAGGCTTAATCCCCGACCCGGACGCGATTGGCATCTCGCTGTACGATTACTTCCGCAGCCAGAATATCTTCCCACAGCGCACCCGTTCGCGCGTCAGCGCCCGTATGCCGGACAGCGAGTTCCAGGCGCACATAAAGATGGATGACAAAATACCGGTGCTGGTGATCAAGCAGGTTGCGCTTGACCAACAGCACCGGCCGATTGAGTACAGCATCAGCTACTGTCGCAGCGATCTATACGTCTTTGTGTGCGAGGAGTAG